In a genomic window of Xylophilus rhododendri:
- a CDS encoding ABC transporter permease, which translates to MADSRLFRIARRLGLAALTVLGALTAAFFALRLVPVDPAFVIAGAGGDAVAITAEVLAAIRREYHLDQPLPLQYLFYLGRLLHGDLGMSYVQEQPVAALIAEQARPTLALAGLASGFAVLLSLAAGVLSAGRRRASAIAGAVELVLASTPVFWIGFLLMLLFSVWWRVFPMLDAGDLRTLILPALTIALPTAAPLAQVLRRAMEDVLEQPFITTARARGLSVLGVKLRHALRYALIPYLTMLGFGFGALLGGAAITETLFGRPGLGRLLVNAVTRQDMPLVLGLVSVSTIAFVLVNTLIDFAYILIDHRLKTAPAP; encoded by the coding sequence CCGTGCTGGGCGCCCTCACCGCGGCCTTCTTCGCGCTGCGCCTGGTTCCGGTGGACCCGGCCTTCGTGATCGCCGGCGCGGGCGGCGACGCGGTGGCGATCACCGCCGAGGTGCTGGCCGCGATCCGCCGCGAATACCACCTCGACCAGCCGCTGCCGCTGCAGTACCTGTTCTATCTCGGCCGCCTGCTGCACGGCGACCTGGGCATGTCCTATGTGCAGGAGCAGCCGGTGGCCGCGCTGATCGCCGAGCAGGCCCGGCCCACCCTGGCGCTGGCGGGGCTGGCCAGCGGCTTCGCGGTGCTGCTGTCGCTGGCGGCCGGGGTGCTGAGCGCCGGCCGCCGCCGCGCCAGCGCGATCGCCGGTGCGGTCGAACTGGTGCTGGCCTCCACGCCGGTGTTCTGGATCGGCTTCCTCCTGATGCTGCTGTTCTCGGTCTGGTGGCGGGTGTTCCCGATGCTGGACGCGGGCGACCTGCGCACCCTGATCCTGCCGGCGCTGACCATCGCCCTGCCCACCGCCGCGCCGCTGGCGCAGGTGCTGCGGCGGGCGATGGAGGACGTGCTGGAGCAGCCCTTCATCACCACCGCCCGCGCCCGCGGCCTCTCGGTGCTGGGCGTGAAGCTGCGCCATGCGCTGCGCTATGCGCTCATCCCTTACCTCACCATGCTGGGCTTCGGTTTCGGCGCGCTGCTGGGCGGCGCGGCCATCACCGAGACCCTGTTCGGCCGGCCCGGCCTGGGCCGCCTGCTGGTCAATGCCGTGACGCGGCAGGACATGCCGCTGGTGCTCGGGCTGGTCAGCGTGAGCACCATCGCCTTCGTGCTGGTCAACACCCTGATCGACTTCGCCTACATCCTCATCGACCACCGCCTGAAGACGGCGCCCGCCCCATGA
- a CDS encoding TauD/TfdA dioxygenase family protein, with protein MSTAAPHPDAIDTSIADLRIRRVAGSLGGEVLDYRLGADLPAQAIADLNTALVQHKVLFFRGQDHLDDAAHQAFGALFGRTVAHPTVPAPDGTKLFELDASKGGGRADSWHTDVTFVDAFPKISILRGVTIPAFGGDTVWANTAAAYERLPAHLKALADSLWAVHSNDYDYGADRVQLEDKRLEHHAKVFVSALFEAEHPVVHVHPVSGERALLLGHFVKKIAGLSSNESARIFELLQNRVVRLENTVRWSWRQNDVVIWDNRATQHFAINDYGNQPRVVRRVTVHGDSAVSIDGQRSRTRIRPEATNDAHIDTLIATTA; from the coding sequence ATGAGCACCGCCGCCCCCCACCCCGACGCGATCGACACCAGCATCGCCGACCTGCGCATCCGCCGCGTCGCCGGCAGCCTCGGCGGCGAGGTGCTCGATTACCGTCTCGGCGCCGACCTGCCCGCCCAAGCCATCGCCGACCTGAACACCGCGCTGGTCCAACACAAGGTGCTGTTCTTCCGCGGCCAGGACCATCTCGACGACGCCGCCCACCAGGCCTTCGGCGCCCTCTTCGGCCGCACCGTGGCGCACCCCACCGTGCCGGCGCCCGACGGCACCAAGCTCTTCGAACTCGATGCCTCCAAGGGCGGCGGCCGGGCAGACTCCTGGCATACCGACGTGACCTTCGTCGATGCCTTTCCCAAGATCTCCATCCTGCGCGGCGTGACCATCCCGGCCTTCGGCGGCGACACCGTCTGGGCGAACACCGCCGCCGCCTACGAACGCCTGCCGGCGCACCTGAAAGCGCTGGCCGACAGCCTGTGGGCAGTGCACAGCAACGACTACGACTACGGCGCCGACCGGGTGCAGCTGGAAGACAAGCGCCTGGAGCACCACGCCAAGGTCTTCGTCTCGGCCCTGTTCGAGGCCGAGCATCCGGTGGTGCACGTACACCCCGTCAGCGGCGAACGCGCCCTGCTGCTGGGCCATTTCGTCAAGAAGATCGCCGGCCTGTCGAGCAACGAATCCGCCCGCATCTTCGAGCTGCTGCAGAACCGCGTGGTGCGGCTGGAAAACACGGTGCGCTGGTCCTGGCGGCAGAACGACGTGGTGATCTGGGACAACCGCGCCACCCAGCATTTCGCGATCAACGACTACGGCAACCAGCCTCGGGTGGTGCGCCGGGTGACGGTGCATGGCGACTCGGCCGTGTCCATCGACGGCCAGCGCAGCCGCACCCGCATCCGGCCGGAGGCGACCAACGACGCGCATATCGACACGCTGATCGCCACCACCGCCTGA
- a CDS encoding acyl-CoA dehydrogenase family protein codes for MLFEPDLSTPYLREAARLRDAFAVDAVAHDQAGGRPLDQLRLLKDSGLLRLTLPRAFGGEGQPWSTALRVGREFAKADGSLGHLFGYHCSSQHAAHVRGSPRQAEALYRASAEGNWFWANNANSAARSLLGKWQGDHWLLNGSKPFTSGSHIADRVHITWIDEDSGRTLDATIPADRAGWRALDDWDAFGQRQTGSGACRYENVRVEAEEVFERTGPADAAYRTLTPFIQQSVLLNVFLGTAQGALLAARDYTVNESRPWVHSGVERHVDDPWVKRVYGDLYTRTLAATALADQALEVLDRVWEKGDALTAAERGEASITLAAANAFAGNTALDVTSKIFEVTGARSTARGLGLDRFWRNVRTHTLHNPEEYKTRNVGYWFLTGEPPVPSGIQ; via the coding sequence ATGCTTTTCGAACCCGATCTCTCCACTCCCTATCTGCGCGAGGCCGCCCGGCTGCGCGATGCCTTCGCCGTCGATGCCGTCGCGCACGACCAAGCCGGCGGCCGGCCGCTGGACCAGTTGCGCCTGCTGAAGGACAGCGGCCTGCTGCGCCTGACCCTGCCGCGCGCCTTCGGCGGCGAGGGCCAGCCCTGGTCCACCGCCCTGCGGGTGGGCCGCGAATTCGCCAAGGCCGATGGCTCGCTCGGCCATCTCTTCGGCTACCACTGCTCGTCCCAGCATGCGGCCCATGTGCGGGGCAGCCCACGGCAGGCCGAGGCGCTCTACCGGGCGTCGGCCGAAGGCAACTGGTTCTGGGCCAACAACGCCAACTCGGCCGCGCGCAGCCTGCTGGGCAAATGGCAGGGGGACCACTGGCTGCTCAACGGCAGCAAACCCTTCACCTCGGGCAGCCATATCGCCGACCGGGTACACATCACCTGGATCGACGAGGACTCGGGCCGCACCCTGGACGCCACCATCCCGGCCGACCGCGCCGGCTGGCGGGCACTCGATGACTGGGATGCCTTCGGCCAGCGCCAGACCGGCAGCGGCGCCTGCCGCTACGAAAACGTCCGCGTGGAGGCCGAAGAGGTCTTCGAGCGTACCGGCCCTGCGGATGCGGCCTATCGCACGCTTACCCCTTTCATCCAGCAGAGCGTGCTGCTCAACGTCTTCCTCGGCACGGCCCAGGGCGCACTGCTGGCGGCGCGCGACTACACCGTGAACGAAAGCCGGCCCTGGGTGCATTCGGGCGTGGAGCGGCATGTGGACGACCCTTGGGTCAAGCGTGTTTACGGCGACCTCTACACCCGCACCCTGGCCGCGACCGCGCTGGCCGATCAGGCGCTGGAGGTGCTGGACCGCGTCTGGGAGAAGGGCGATGCCCTGACCGCCGCCGAACGCGGCGAAGCCTCGATCACGCTGGCGGCCGCCAATGCCTTCGCCGGCAACACGGCGCTGGATGTGACCAGCAAGATCTTCGAAGTGACCGGCGCCCGCTCCACTGCCCGCGGCCTGGGCCTGGACCGCTTCTGGCGCAATGTGCGCACGCATACCCTGCACAACCCGGAGGAGTACAAGACCCGCAACGTGGGCTACTGGTTCCTGACCGGCGAGCCGCCGGTGCCCAGCGGCATCCAGTGA
- a CDS encoding ABC transporter permease — MNTTLLTTPPWHGPAVRRWRLPRASTVAAGLSLAVFLLLLCAALWPDLLAPSDPLGADRRHILEAPSTQHLLGTDQIGRDVYTRVVHGARPSILLGIGAVAISLAVGTVLGLLAGLTRRVVPTVVLRITDIGAAFPELLLAVFIVSLFGSGVFNAAIAIGIAGIPYYTRIVRAETLRVRSASYVEASRALGLSGPEVILRHIVPNALRPLVVVATMGLGSATLAGAALSFLGLGNPPPSPEWGAMLTNARNFLVMGWWAAVFPGVAITLFVMSTTLLGRWLQQRSEGRL, encoded by the coding sequence ATGAACACCACCCTCCTGACGACACCGCCTTGGCACGGCCCGGCGGTGCGCCGCTGGCGCCTGCCGCGCGCCTCCACCGTGGCCGCGGGCCTGAGCCTGGCGGTCTTTTTGCTGCTGCTCTGCGCCGCGCTGTGGCCGGACCTGCTGGCGCCGAGCGACCCGCTGGGCGCCGACCGCCGGCACATCCTGGAAGCGCCCTCGACACAGCACCTGCTGGGCACGGACCAGATCGGGCGCGATGTCTACACCCGGGTGGTGCACGGCGCGCGGCCGTCGATCCTGCTGGGCATCGGGGCGGTGGCGATCTCGCTGGCGGTGGGCACGGTGCTCGGCCTGCTGGCCGGACTGACAAGGCGTGTGGTGCCGACCGTGGTGCTGCGTATCACCGACATCGGCGCGGCCTTTCCGGAGCTGCTGCTGGCCGTCTTCATCGTCTCGCTGTTCGGCAGCGGCGTGTTCAACGCGGCCATCGCCATCGGCATCGCCGGCATTCCCTACTACACCCGCATCGTGCGGGCCGAGACCCTGCGGGTGCGTTCGGCCAGCTATGTGGAGGCGTCGCGGGCCCTGGGCCTGAGCGGCCCGGAAGTGATCCTGCGCCACATCGTGCCCAACGCGCTGCGGCCGCTGGTGGTGGTGGCCACCATGGGCCTGGGCAGCGCCACGCTGGCGGGCGCGGCCCTGAGTTTCCTGGGCCTGGGCAACCCGCCGCCCTCGCCGGAATGGGGCGCCATGCTGACCAATGCCCGCAACTTCCTGGTGATGGGCTGGTGGGCCGCGGTGTTTCCCGGCGTGGCGATCACCCTGTTCGTGATGAGCACCACCCTGCTCGGCCGCTGGCTGCAGCAGCGCTCGGAGGGCCGGCTGTGA
- a CDS encoding ATP-binding cassette domain-containing protein — protein MNAPLVHVRNLRVSFEAHGQLRRAVSGVSFDVRPGECVALVGESGSGKSVSARCLIGLNSPNARIEADALELDGQNLLGLGERAWRGIRGQGVGYILQDALVSLDPLRTIGQELEEAIRATGSAPRGALRARGLELLAQAQMPEPATRYGEYPAQLSGGLRQRALIATAIAGRPPVLIADEPTTALDVSVQQEILALFAELKRQGIALILISHDLGVVSRLADRVLVLRQGQVVESGDMARVLHHPTHEYTRSLIDAIPHFDGPGLAADAGSAPVILHADDISKRFAGREALRGVSIELRRGRTLGLVGESGSGKTTLARIVAGLETASEGRIRTEALAPAPSRARTIQFVHQDPLSAFDPRYTVGRVIGEALWLRFGREPAARHEERIAVWLGKVGLDPALAARRPLTLSGGQRQRVAIARALAVEPQVVVLDEPVSALDVSVQKQILALIAALQRETGVACLFISHDLGVIRQVSHQVAVLRHGELREYGDAAEVLGRPRDPYTRQLIAAVPALARAA, from the coding sequence GTGAATGCGCCCCTGGTCCATGTACGCAACCTGCGGGTGAGCTTCGAGGCCCATGGCCAGCTGCGCCGTGCCGTATCCGGTGTGAGCTTCGACGTGCGGCCCGGCGAATGCGTGGCCCTGGTCGGCGAATCGGGCTCGGGCAAGAGTGTCAGCGCGCGGTGCCTGATCGGCCTGAACAGCCCCAATGCCCGCATCGAGGCCGATGCGCTGGAGCTGGACGGACAGAACCTGCTCGGCCTGGGCGAACGCGCCTGGCGCGGCATCCGCGGCCAGGGCGTCGGCTACATCCTGCAGGACGCGCTGGTCTCGCTGGACCCGCTGCGCACCATCGGCCAGGAGCTGGAGGAAGCCATTCGCGCCACCGGCTCCGCCCCGCGCGGCGCCCTGCGCGCCCGTGGACTGGAGCTGCTGGCCCAGGCGCAGATGCCAGAGCCGGCCACCCGCTACGGCGAATACCCCGCCCAGCTCTCGGGCGGCCTGCGCCAGCGCGCGCTGATCGCCACCGCCATCGCCGGCCGGCCGCCGGTGCTGATCGCCGACGAGCCCACCACCGCCCTCGACGTATCGGTACAGCAGGAGATCCTCGCCCTCTTCGCCGAGTTGAAGCGCCAGGGCATCGCCCTGATCCTCATCAGCCACGACCTGGGCGTGGTATCGCGCCTGGCCGACCGGGTGCTGGTGCTGCGCCAGGGCCAGGTGGTGGAGAGCGGCGACATGGCGCGGGTGCTGCACCATCCCACGCACGAGTACACCCGCAGCCTGATCGATGCGATCCCGCATTTCGATGGCCCTGGGCTGGCGGCCGATGCCGGCAGCGCGCCGGTGATCCTGCATGCCGACGACATCTCCAAACGCTTCGCCGGGCGCGAGGCCCTGCGCGGGGTGAGCATCGAACTGCGGCGCGGCCGCACCCTCGGCCTGGTCGGCGAATCGGGCTCGGGCAAGACCACGCTGGCCCGCATCGTCGCCGGGCTGGAGACGGCCAGCGAGGGCCGCATCCGCACCGAGGCCCTGGCGCCGGCGCCCAGCCGGGCGCGGACCATCCAGTTCGTGCACCAGGATCCGCTCTCGGCCTTCGATCCGCGCTACACCGTGGGTCGGGTCATCGGCGAGGCGCTGTGGCTGCGTTTCGGCCGCGAGCCGGCTGCGCGCCATGAAGAACGCATCGCCGTGTGGCTGGGCAAGGTCGGGCTGGACCCGGCCCTGGCCGCCCGCCGCCCGCTGACCCTGTCCGGCGGCCAACGCCAGCGTGTGGCCATCGCCCGCGCCCTGGCGGTGGAACCGCAGGTGGTGGTTCTGGACGAACCCGTCTCCGCCCTCGACGTCTCGGTGCAAAAGCAGATCCTGGCCCTGATCGCCGCACTGCAGCGCGAGACCGGCGTGGCCTGTCTCTTCATCTCCCACGACCTGGGTGTGATCCGCCAGGTGAGCCACCAGGTGGCGGTGCTGCGCCACGGCGAGCTGCGCGAATACGGCGATGCGGCCGAGGTGCTGGGCCGTCCGCGCGACCCCTACACCCGGCAGCTGATCGCCGCCGTGCCCGCACTGGCGCGGGCCGCCTGA
- a CDS encoding M48 family metallopeptidase, translating into MTHASDASDAFPLPYLTGYAPDLLAQVRGLIADGRLSGILAQRYPDTHEVRTERALYDYVSDLKARHMKSAPPLAKVAYDPRLQTVRNALGTHSSVSRVQGGKLKAKREIRIAALFKEAPADFLRMIVVHELAHLKEREHDKAFYALCRHMAPDYHQLEFDLRLWLTARELPAS; encoded by the coding sequence ATGACCCACGCTTCCGACGCTTCCGACGCTTTCCCGCTTCCTTATCTCACCGGCTATGCGCCCGACCTGCTGGCCCAGGTGCGCGGCCTGATCGCCGACGGCCGCCTGAGCGGCATCCTGGCACAGCGTTATCCCGACACCCATGAGGTGCGCACCGAGCGCGCCCTCTACGACTATGTGAGCGATCTCAAGGCGCGCCACATGAAGAGCGCGCCGCCGCTGGCCAAAGTTGCCTACGACCCGCGGCTGCAGACGGTGCGCAACGCGCTGGGCACCCACAGCAGCGTCTCGCGGGTGCAGGGCGGCAAGCTGAAGGCCAAACGCGAGATCCGCATCGCCGCGCTGTTCAAGGAGGCGCCGGCCGACTTCCTGCGCATGATCGTCGTGCACGAGCTGGCCCACCTGAAGGAGCGCGAGCACGACAAGGCCTTCTACGCCTTGTGCCGCCACATGGCGCCGGACTACCACCAGCTCGAATTCGACCTGCGCCTGTGGCTGACCGCGCGCGAGCTGCCGGCCTCCTGA